In one Musa acuminata AAA Group cultivar baxijiao chromosome BXJ2-5, Cavendish_Baxijiao_AAA, whole genome shotgun sequence genomic region, the following are encoded:
- the LOC103983995 gene encoding nucleobase-ascorbate transporter 6 isoform X1, translating to MAGRGGGGAAPAPKQDELQPHPVKDQLPNVSYCITSPPPWPEAILLGFQHFLVMLGTTVIIPTALVPQMGGGNDEKARVVQTLLFVAGINTLFQTLFGTRLPAVIGGSYTFVAPMVSIVLAGRYSDIVDPHEKFLRVMRGTQGALIVASTLQIIVGFSGLWRNVARFLTPLAAVPLVVLAGFGLYELGFPGVAKCIEIGFPQIILLVIFSQYIPHAIHSEKPVSDRFAVIFSVTIVWLYAYLLTVGGAYRHSPLKTQLHCRTDRSGLVSGAPWIRVPYPFQWGAPTFDAGEAFAMMAASFVSLVESTGTFIAITRYASATPLPPSVLSRGIGWQGIGILLDGLFGTANGSSVSVENAGLLALTRVGSRRVVQISALFMIFFSILGKFGAIFASIPAPIFAALYCLFFAYVGAAGLSFLQFCNLNSFRTKFILGFSVFMGLSIPQYFNEYTSVAGYGPVHTKARWFNDIINVTFSSKPFVAGLVAFFLDNTLNRHDDATKRDRGYHWWKRFQNFEGDSRSGEFYSLPFDLNRFFPSV from the exons atGGCCGGACGTGGTGGTGGAGGAGCTGCGCCTGCGCCCAAACAGGACGAGCTGCAGCCCCACCCAGTGAAGGATCAGTTGCCCAATGTTTCCTACTGCATCACCAGCCCTCCTCCCTGGC CTGAGGCCATACTACTTGGTTTCCAACATTTCCTAGTTATGCTAGGCACTACTGTGATCATCCCCACTGCACTTGTTCCTCAAATGGGTGGAGGAAAT GATGAGAAAGCCAGAGTAGTCCAGACATTACTTTTTGTTGCTGGCATCAACACTCTCTTCCAGACCTTGTTCGGCACACGCTTGCCGGCTGTGATCGGAGGTTCATACACCTTTGTTGCACCGATGGTCTCTATCGTCTTGGCCGGTCGTTACAGTGATATCGTGGATCCTCATGAG AAATTTTTGCGTGTAATGCGTGGAACACAGGGTGCCCTGATCGTCGCTTCAACCCTTCAGATCATCGTTGGTTTCAGTGGTCTCTGGCGAAACGTTGCCAG ATTCTTAACTCCACTGGCAGCAGTTCCCCTGGTTGTGCTTGCTGGATTTGGGCTTTATGAGCTTGGTTTTCCCGGG GTCGCCAAATGCATTGAAATTGGCTTTCCACAGATTATTCTTTTAGTCATTTTCTCACAG TACATTCCACATGCTATTCATTCCGAGAAGCCTGTCTCTGATCGATTTGCTGTCATATTTTCGGTCACAATTGTATGGCTCTACGCATACTTGCTTACGGTGGGAGGGGCATATAGACATTCACCACTAAAGACACAACTACATTGCCGTACAGATCGTTCAGGACTCGTCAGTGGTGCCCCTTG GATAAGAGTCCCATATCCTTTTCAATGGGGTGCACCGACATTTGATGCTGGTGAAGCTTTTGCGATGATGGCTGCTTCATTTGTTTCTCTTGTTGAG TCTACTGGTACTTTCATTGCGATTACACGATATGCCAGTGCAACACCGTTGCCTCCATCAGTTCTCAGTCGTGGTATTGGTTGGCAG GGAATTGGTATATTGTTGGATGGACTATTTGGAACTGCTAATGGATCCTCAGTATCAGT TGAAAATGCTGGTTTGCTAGCTCTGACACGTGTCGGCAGTCGAAGGGTTGTGCAAATATCTGCACTATTCATGATTTTCTTTTCCATTCTTG GAAAATTTGGAGCAATTTTTGCGTCAATTCCTGCACCAATTTTCGCAGCTCTGTATTGTCTATTCTTTGCATACGTTG GTGCTGCAGGTCTTAGTTTCCTTCAGTTCTGCAATCTTAACAGCTTCCGAACTAAGTTCATCTTAGGGTTCTCTGTTTTTATGGGTCTGTCGATTCCCCAGTACTTCAATGAGTACACTTCTGTTGCTGGCTATGGTCCAGTTCACACCAAAGCAAGATGG TTTAATGATATCATCAACGTAACATTCTCTTCAAAGCCATTTGTTGCGGGCTTGGTGGCGTTTTTCCTGGACAATACCCTGAATAGACATGATGATGCCACCAAAAGGGACAGAGGCTATCACTGGTGGAAGAGGTTCCAAAACTTCGAGGGAGATTCAAGAAGTGGGGAATTCTACTCGTTGCCATTCGACCTCAACAGATTTTTTCCATCCGTATGA
- the LOC103983991 gene encoding succinate dehydrogenase subunit 7, mitochondrial — protein MAAFRRLAESTHFAALRSSSQKEASTSPSNQISRRGYHIDLGAREKALLEEDPALKRFKSYKNNLKRVSKIGDVLTILVVAACTYELYAVATVRKDQRQQH, from the exons ATGGCCGCCTTCCGAAGACTCGCCGAGTCGACCCACTTCGCCGCCCTCCGTTCGAGCTCTCAG AAGGAGGCGTCGACGTCGCCGAGCAACCAGATCTCTCGGCGCGGATACCACATCGACCTCGGAGCCCGCGAGAAAGCG CTGTTGGAAGAAGATCCAGCATTAAAGAGGTTCAAATCATATAAGAATAACCTGAAGCGGGTGTCAAAAATCGGGGATGTTCTTACTATACTTGTTGTTGCTG CCTGCACGTATGAGCTTTATGCAGTGGCAACTGTGAGAAAGGATCAGAGGCAGCAGCATTGA
- the LOC103983994 gene encoding pentatricopeptide repeat-containing protein At3g54980, mitochondrial, with amino-acid sequence MRTLLHSSKSLASLLPRSIHIPKHFCSSPASALPPPDDPNTADEPPVPSPAGTTDTDGSAHPLQRLVDAFSITSSKRVIDFLLRKQRQPKEALEFFNRFQVQAAVGSGFPDVDPFCIMLHILVRAGQLLNTRELMERSIRRGFIPRSSVVVDRLVETAKRCDSDPSTFDHVLGCYARTGRIEEALEAFQRMVENGIVPGIESRNHLLIAMLRSGSFGKAREFFEVMRAKGMTFDCYTLDIMMHVCIKGGDPKAAEVYFRELVDGGRLKPDALVYRTLIQSLCGQSDAKRACEFLSEMKGVGMVPSAFVYNLVIGACVKQGNLAEASKLKDEMLGSGLSMNLVVATSLLKGYCVVGDLDSALDLLASVLEQGIEPNNVTYCVLIQGCYRNGNAEKAYELYCQMKERGMIPNVFTVNSVIKCLLKANKWKEAFDLFDEAVGSGVPNVFTYNILMQWLGRVGRMKEACRLWAKMEEMGVEPNVVSYNQLLFGHCVRGDLELAANLYTQMSQTGIKPNVVTYTILIEGYMYKNDFNQAYDVLNTMQNMGIACNDYTYNIVINGLCKAGRMTEAKDMLHNFMEQGFIPNGMTYNSMVDGFIKKGMMNLAVSAYHEMLSYGISPSVITYTSFIVGYCKSNCTDLALKFLNEIRRKGLQLDIPMYSALISGLCKEGKMEAALDLFNDIYKVGLKPHCIIFNNLITGYKFLNSMEGAFELHKRMVTEGIPCDKVIYTNLIDGSLKVGKTAFALELYSEMIEQCHIPDEITFTALIHGLCLNGDIEGAHKVLDEMDKSDVRPCVKIYNKLISGYFRKGNLEEAFQLHDEMLDRGLVPDDTTYDILVSQKL; translated from the coding sequence ATGAGAACCTTGCTGCACTCTTCCAAATCCCTCGCCTCGCTGCTGCCCCGCTCCATCCATATCCCCAAACACTTTTGCTCTTCGCCGGCCTCCGCTCTCCCTCCGCCCGACGATCCCAATACCGCCGATGAACCGCCGGTTCCGAGCCCAGCCGGTACGACCGACACCGATGGCTCCGCTCATCCGCTGCAACGACTCGTTGATGCATTCTCCATCACGTCTTCGAAGCGAGTCATCGATTTCCTTCTGCGCAAGCAGCGACAGCCAAAAGAAGCCCTCGAATTCTTCAATCGATTTCAGGTGCAGGCCGCTGTTGGGAGCGGCTTCCCTGATGTCGATCCCTTCTGCATCATGCTTCACATCCTTGTGCGCGCCGGGCAGCTGTTGAACACCCGGGAGTTGATGGAAAGGTCGATTCGTAGAGGTTTCATTCCACGTTCCAGCGTCGTTGTGGATCGTCTTGTGGAGACGGCGAAAAGGTGCGATTCCGATCCTAGTACCTTTGATCATGTCTTGGGGTGCTATGCGCGTACCGGTCGGATAGAAGAAGCACTGGAAGCGTTCCAGAGGATGGTGGAGAACGGCATCGTTCCTGGTATCGAATCTAGGAACCATTTATTGATTGCCATGCTTAGGTCGGGTTCCTTTGGCAAAGCTCGAGAGTTTTTTGAGGTGATGCGGGCTAAAGGAATGACTTTTGATTGTTATAcacttgatattatgatgcatgtGTGCATAAAAGGAGGGGATCCAAAGGCTGCCGAGGTCTATTTTAGAGAATTAGTTGACGGTGGACGGTTGAAGCCTGATGCACTTGTTTATAGGACATTAATTCAGTCATTGTGTGGGCAGTCTGACGCCAAGAGAGCTTGTGAGTTCCTGAGTGAGATGAAAGGTGTTGGTATGGTTCCTTCTGCATTCGTCTATAATTTGGTTATTGGAGCTTGTGTTAAACAGGGAAACTTGGCAGAGGCATCTAAGTTGAAAGATGAGATGCTTGGTAGTGGACTGTCCATGAATTTGGTTGTTGCGACCAGTTTGTTGAAAGGTTATTGTGTTGTAGGAGACCTAGATAGTGCTTTGGATTTGCTTGCCAGTGTCCTCGAGCAAGGAATAGAACCGAACAATGTCACTTATTGTGTTCTGATCCAGGGTTGCTATAGAAATGGAAATGCGGAGAAGGCATATGAACTTTACTGTCAAATGAAGGAGAGGGGCATGATACCAAATGTATTTACAGTGAACTCTGTTATAAAGTGTCTGTTGAAAGCTAATAAGTGGAAAGAGGCATTTGATTTGTTTGATGAGGCAGTTGGATCTGGTGTACCGAATGTCTTCACTTATAATATTCTTATGCAATGGCTTGGTCGTGTTGGTAGAATGAAGGAAGCTTGCAGGCTATGGGCCAAaatggaggaaatgggagtggaaCCCAATGTTGTTTCTTATAACCAGTTGCTGTTTGGTCATTGTGTTAGGGGAGATTTGGAATTGGCGGCTAATTTGTATACTCAAATGTCACAAACAGGTATAAAACCGAATGTGGTCACCTATACAATTTTGATAGAGGGTTACATgtataaaaatgattttaaccAAGCTTATGATGTGCTTAATACAATGCAAAATATGGGTATTGCATGTAACGACTATACATACAACATTGTTATTAATGGCCTATGCAAAGCTGGTCGTATGACTGAAGCGAAGGACATGTTGCACAATTTTATGGAGCAAGGTTTTATTCCCAATGGCATGACCTATAACAGTATGGTTGATGGCTTCATAAAGAagggcatgatgaatcttgctgtTTCAGCATATCATGAAATGCTTAGTTATGGCATTTCTCCTAGTGTTATTACTTACACCAGTTTCATTGTTGGATATTGCAAAAGTAATTGTACTGATCTTGCTCTCAAGTTTCTGAATGAGATAAGAAGGAAGGGCCTTCAACTCGATATTCCTATGTATTCTGCGCTTATTTCTGGTTTGTGCAAAGAAGGAAAAATGGAAGCTGCGCTGGATCTTTTTAACGATATATATAAAGTTGGGTTAAAACCTCATTGTATCATATTCAACAACCTTATTACTGGCTATAAATTTCTGAACAGTATGGAAGGTGCTTTTGAGTTGCATAAAAGAATGGTTACTGAAGGAATTCCTTGTGATAAAGTGATCTACACTAATCTAATTGATGGATCACTGAAAGTTGGCAAAACAGCCTTTGCTTTAGAACTCTATTCTGAGATGATAGAGCAATGCCATATTCCAGATGAAATCACCTTCACTGCATTGATACATGGTCTCTGCCTCAATGGTGACATAGAAGGTGCACACAAAGTTTTGGATGAAATGGATAAGAGTGACGTGCGTCCTTGTGTTAAGATATATAACAAATTGATTAGTGGATATTTCAGAAAGGGCAATTTGGAAGAGGCCTTTCAGTTGCATGATGAAATGCTTGATAGAGGCCTAGTACCTGATGATACAACATATGACATTCTTGTCAGTCAGAAGCTTTAA
- the LOC103983993 gene encoding guanine nucleotide-binding protein subunit gamma 4-like isoform X2 — MEEPVPRAPQPAAAVVVAPRPKSPPKYPDVCGRRRLQLELHILNREIGFIEEELQSLEGIQPVSRCCKEVNEFVEMKPDPLMPINKRRHKSCCLWRWLRSKLCLDFSWICCLSCCGETCCSCSKVSCNCSKACCSCSSLSCCRPQCSCWNASSSSPGCCKWWSSRFKPRCSSSCCDQPSCSDSCCSQPLCGSRRPSCCPQQWCCGCCRPQWCCAGRPPCFGSCCFRDRCCSLRPSRPTTCCRLPNLSCPQCSCGCSWSCSKSTGGCLY, encoded by the exons ATGGAGGAGCCGGTACCCCGCGCGCCTCagccggctgcggctgtggtggtggCGCCCAGGCCCAAGTCGCCGCCCAAGTACCCCGACGTCTGCGGCCGCCGGAGGCTGCAGCTCGAGTTGCACATCTTGAACCGCGAGATCGGTTTCATCGAG GAGGAGTTGCAATCGCTCGAGGGAATTCAACCTGTTTCCAGATGCTGCAAGGA GGTAAACGAATTTGTGGAGATGAAACCAGATCCACTAATGCCTAT AAATAAACGGAGGCACAAATCGTGTTGCTTGTGGAGATGGCTACG GTCAAAGCTGTGCTTGGACTTCTCATGGATTTGCTGCTTAAGCTG TTGTGGAGAAACATGCTGCAGCTGCTCAAAAGTATCGTGCAACTGCAGCAAAGCATGCTGCAGTTGCTCAAGCTTGTCATGCTGCAGACCTCAGTGCAGTTGCTGGAATGCTTCCTCCTCCAGTCCTGGCTGCTGCAAGTGGTGGTCTTCCCGCTTCAAACCACGGTGTTCCAGTTCATGTTGTGATCAGCCATCATGCTCCGATTCATGTTGCAGCCAACCACTGTGCGGTAGCAGGAGGCCTTCTTGCTGTCCTCAACAATGGTGCTGTGGCTGCTGTAGACCACAATGGTGCTGTGCCGGAAGACCTCCATGCTTCGGATCATGCTGTTTCCGAGATCGGTGCTGTAGTCTGAGACCTTCACGCCCCACAACCTGCTGCCGTCTTCCAAACCTCTCCTGTCCTCAATGCTCCTGTGGCTGTTCCTGGTCTTGCTCCAAGTCTACAGGAGGATGTCTATATTAA
- the LOC103983995 gene encoding nucleobase-ascorbate transporter 6 isoform X2, translated as MLETSEIFGSLGGFLLSSFSRFSCRSWFPRRRRRRRRREVMAGRGGGGAAPAPKQDELQPHPVKDQLPNVSYCITSPPPWPEAILLGFQHFLVMLGTTVIIPTALVPQMGGGNDEKARVVQTLLFVAGINTLFQTLFGTRLPAVIGGSYTFVAPMVSIVLAGRYSDIVDPHEKFLRVMRGTQGALIVASTLQIIVGFSGLWRNVARFLTPLAAVPLVVLAGFGLYELGFPGVAKCIEIGFPQIILLVIFSQYIPHAIHSEKPVSDRFAVIFSVTIVWLYAYLLTVGGAYRHSPLKTQLHCRTDRSGLVSGAPWIRVPYPFQWGAPTFDAGEAFAMMAASFVSLVESTGTFIAITRYASATPLPPSVLSRGIGWQGIGILLDGLFGTANGSSVSVENAGLLALTRVGSRRVVQISALFMIFFSILGKFGAIFASIPAPIFAALYCLFFAYVGAAGLSFLQFCNLNSFRTKFILGFSVFMGLSIPQYFNEYTSVAGYGPVHTKARWFNDIINVTFSSKPFVAGLVAFFLDNTLNRHDDATKRDRGYHWWKRFQNFEGDSRSGEFYSLPFDLNRFFPSV; from the exons ATGCTTGAGACGTCAGAGATCTTCGGCTCTTTGGGTGGCTTCTTGCTTTCAAGTTTTAGTA GATTTTCTTGCAGGAGTTGGtttccgaggaggaggaggaggaggaggagaagagaggtgatGGCCGGACGTGGTGGTGGAGGAGCTGCGCCTGCGCCCAAACAGGACGAGCTGCAGCCCCACCCAGTGAAGGATCAGTTGCCCAATGTTTCCTACTGCATCACCAGCCCTCCTCCCTGGC CTGAGGCCATACTACTTGGTTTCCAACATTTCCTAGTTATGCTAGGCACTACTGTGATCATCCCCACTGCACTTGTTCCTCAAATGGGTGGAGGAAAT GATGAGAAAGCCAGAGTAGTCCAGACATTACTTTTTGTTGCTGGCATCAACACTCTCTTCCAGACCTTGTTCGGCACACGCTTGCCGGCTGTGATCGGAGGTTCATACACCTTTGTTGCACCGATGGTCTCTATCGTCTTGGCCGGTCGTTACAGTGATATCGTGGATCCTCATGAG AAATTTTTGCGTGTAATGCGTGGAACACAGGGTGCCCTGATCGTCGCTTCAACCCTTCAGATCATCGTTGGTTTCAGTGGTCTCTGGCGAAACGTTGCCAG ATTCTTAACTCCACTGGCAGCAGTTCCCCTGGTTGTGCTTGCTGGATTTGGGCTTTATGAGCTTGGTTTTCCCGGG GTCGCCAAATGCATTGAAATTGGCTTTCCACAGATTATTCTTTTAGTCATTTTCTCACAG TACATTCCACATGCTATTCATTCCGAGAAGCCTGTCTCTGATCGATTTGCTGTCATATTTTCGGTCACAATTGTATGGCTCTACGCATACTTGCTTACGGTGGGAGGGGCATATAGACATTCACCACTAAAGACACAACTACATTGCCGTACAGATCGTTCAGGACTCGTCAGTGGTGCCCCTTG GATAAGAGTCCCATATCCTTTTCAATGGGGTGCACCGACATTTGATGCTGGTGAAGCTTTTGCGATGATGGCTGCTTCATTTGTTTCTCTTGTTGAG TCTACTGGTACTTTCATTGCGATTACACGATATGCCAGTGCAACACCGTTGCCTCCATCAGTTCTCAGTCGTGGTATTGGTTGGCAG GGAATTGGTATATTGTTGGATGGACTATTTGGAACTGCTAATGGATCCTCAGTATCAGT TGAAAATGCTGGTTTGCTAGCTCTGACACGTGTCGGCAGTCGAAGGGTTGTGCAAATATCTGCACTATTCATGATTTTCTTTTCCATTCTTG GAAAATTTGGAGCAATTTTTGCGTCAATTCCTGCACCAATTTTCGCAGCTCTGTATTGTCTATTCTTTGCATACGTTG GTGCTGCAGGTCTTAGTTTCCTTCAGTTCTGCAATCTTAACAGCTTCCGAACTAAGTTCATCTTAGGGTTCTCTGTTTTTATGGGTCTGTCGATTCCCCAGTACTTCAATGAGTACACTTCTGTTGCTGGCTATGGTCCAGTTCACACCAAAGCAAGATGG TTTAATGATATCATCAACGTAACATTCTCTTCAAAGCCATTTGTTGCGGGCTTGGTGGCGTTTTTCCTGGACAATACCCTGAATAGACATGATGATGCCACCAAAAGGGACAGAGGCTATCACTGGTGGAAGAGGTTCCAAAACTTCGAGGGAGATTCAAGAAGTGGGGAATTCTACTCGTTGCCATTCGACCTCAACAGATTTTTTCCATCCGTATGA
- the LOC103983993 gene encoding guanine nucleotide-binding protein subunit gamma 4-like isoform X1 translates to MEEPVPRAPQPAAAVVVAPRPKSPPKYPDVCGRRRLQLELHILNREIGFIEEELQSLEGIQPVSRCCKEVNEFVEMKPDPLMPINKRRHKSCCLWRWLRSKLCLDFSWICCLSWYILGLERSNCSCPQNCSCCDYGCPCSECCEGLTSRPCCCCSGIPCSCSKFPCSSIKTCFSCLKVPCSCGETCCSCSKVSCNCSKACCSCSSLSCCRPQCSCWNASSSSPGCCKWWSSRFKPRCSSSCCDQPSCSDSCCSQPLCGSRRPSCCPQQWCCGCCRPQWCCAGRPPCFGSCCFRDRCCSLRPSRPTTCCRLPNLSCPQCSCGCSWSCSKSTGGCLY, encoded by the exons ATGGAGGAGCCGGTACCCCGCGCGCCTCagccggctgcggctgtggtggtggCGCCCAGGCCCAAGTCGCCGCCCAAGTACCCCGACGTCTGCGGCCGCCGGAGGCTGCAGCTCGAGTTGCACATCTTGAACCGCGAGATCGGTTTCATCGAG GAGGAGTTGCAATCGCTCGAGGGAATTCAACCTGTTTCCAGATGCTGCAAGGA GGTAAACGAATTTGTGGAGATGAAACCAGATCCACTAATGCCTAT AAATAAACGGAGGCACAAATCGTGTTGCTTGTGGAGATGGCTACG GTCAAAGCTGTGCTTGGACTTCTCATGGATTTGCTGCTTAAGCTGGTACATCCTCGGGCTTGAAAGATCAAACTGTTCTTGTCCACAAAACTGTAGCTGTTGCGACTATGGGTGTCCCTGCTCTGAGTGCTGCGAGGGTCTTACCAGTCGACCATGCTGCTGTTGTTCAGGGATTCCTTGCAGTTGCTCAAAGTTTCCTTGTAGTAGCATTAAAACATGTTTCAGCTGCTTGAAAGTTCCTTGCAGTTGTGGAGAAACATGCTGCAGCTGCTCAAAAGTATCGTGCAACTGCAGCAAAGCATGCTGCAGTTGCTCAAGCTTGTCATGCTGCAGACCTCAGTGCAGTTGCTGGAATGCTTCCTCCTCCAGTCCTGGCTGCTGCAAGTGGTGGTCTTCCCGCTTCAAACCACGGTGTTCCAGTTCATGTTGTGATCAGCCATCATGCTCCGATTCATGTTGCAGCCAACCACTGTGCGGTAGCAGGAGGCCTTCTTGCTGTCCTCAACAATGGTGCTGTGGCTGCTGTAGACCACAATGGTGCTGTGCCGGAAGACCTCCATGCTTCGGATCATGCTGTTTCCGAGATCGGTGCTGTAGTCTGAGACCTTCACGCCCCACAACCTGCTGCCGTCTTCCAAACCTCTCCTGTCCTCAATGCTCCTGTGGCTGTTCCTGGTCTTGCTCCAAGTCTACAGGAGGATGTCTATATTAA